The sequence below is a genomic window from Sander lucioperca isolate FBNREF2018 chromosome 10, SLUC_FBN_1.2, whole genome shotgun sequence.
gtaaaaagaaaatattgattttagccactttaagtaggctaaaggatctgaatacgtATAGACTACAGATGCTCTTGAGGGAAAACACAGGTACATGCTCACTACTTCAGAAGAGACCCCACGCTGCTTTCTTagcaaaaaagaaacaaaagacagTAGTCTGTGAATATgtctgttattgttttttttataaacttcGTGCAATACAGTGTTTAAGTTTATCACACATTTAGATAAACCATAATCATTTGTCTAGATATATCTATTCTCAACTACATACTATTCATATTGCCCACATAAATGCTATCTGTGTGCAGTTTTTATCACATTATTCTTTTTCTGAAATGAAATCAAAGAAATGAAAACGCATAGAATCTGGAAGCGTctggttgttttgttttgcttcttCATTATATCATGTAGCGGTGTGTCCATGGTTTCAACCCGGATCTGCAGTCACTCGGGACAGTTCAGAAGAGAGAGGTGGGGTGGGGGTTGTTTACATGTGTTTACATTCTCATCAACATAAACAGATCAGGTCAGAGTTCAGACTCAGGAGTCAGCGGTCATGAGGGAAGCACAGTGAAAAGAATCTTTGGGGAGGTTAGGGGTCTCTGTGGTAAATCTGGCAGGGGAAGCAGGTATGGCGGCGCAGGTATGGCGGCGCAGGTATGGCGGCGCAGGGTTGGCGGATGAAACCATCCAACAAGAGTCCAGGAAGGGCACCGGGAACAAAACAGCCCAAAATGCATACCCAGTTTGAACAGTGGTCCCGAAAAACAAATCTATAGACTTTACAAATATATGTATGCCTAAATTACAATGTACATGTATcttttcaaaagtttttttctaTAGTGTTTTTTAAACCCTCTCAACCCACATATacatattgtctttttttttgccactgaaaAGTATGAGTTGCATGTCTCACTTTGGGACTCTTCATAGAAAAAATGATtaggttttttgtttttctgctcaGGCAGTAAACTTTACCTGAATCTGTACAAATGTATTATTCTATATCTCTATTTTCTGCTTCCTCCAGTCAGAGGTTTCTGTTAATGCCCAAGAACAAACATCTTCAACACGACTATAGCTACAAGTACTACTGTTAACACTGATTAGAATGGAAATAAGACTAACAGAGGCCCATAGAAAACTCAGACTTATAATAACAATGAAGTTGGTCAGTTGTCTCAACCACTCACATTATTGTTGCATTTCAGTATCAATATTGGAAGACAATTTACAGTATTCAAATCTGACTTCATGTTATAAATGAAATTTATATAATATGGGGGTTAAAAAAATACAGGCCCTCATTCTCCCACATATTGTGCACACTCATGCTTGACACTttgacacagttacacacagatCACTGACAGTCCCAGTGGCTCTGCATGGAAGAAATTCACAGTAAAAGTCGTTGAGATCTAAAATTAGAGTGAAAGTAACATGGAAATTGAAATTTTCATTCCAAACTATATAGTGTTTGCAAATCTGGCTAGCCTGTAATAACGCTAAGAATAATCACAACAACAATTTTACATTAATGATGATCTTATTAATTAGCAGTAATATTGCACAAAAAATATgtgaaacctttttataataGCCCAAGGTTAATTGCGTTTGATcattaacaaaataaatcatttcTAGCAcgttaaaatatcaaaatagttttattgtgaaagtttattgttgttgttattatcacTCTGTTATTACTAATCTTCTTTTTGTTCTCAGTGAGATTGAGCAGACTAAATAACATTGAGGGAGAGCTTTAGCATTTCACCTGTCTTGCTATCTATTTCCTGTTGAGCCACATAAACACAGTGCTTCTCTCTATCTTCCCTCTTTCATTACTACCCatcttccttctctcccttccttctagcctccccctctcacacccCTTTCTCTCTACACAGGCGTTGTCTTCCTATTGAGGGTGTTGGAGTtgctctccctgtctcccttcAGCCTGTCCAGAGTCCCCATCCCTCGCTCCCTGTCTACTGTGGACGAGTTGAAGGGTGGAGGGCCGGACCCCACCGAGTTGGGCATCGGCGCGTTGGAGTTGGAAGAATTGGAAGGGTTGTGGGACTTAAGCGAGGGAAGTGTACCACTCATcatcaccccccctccccctccatcCTTTGGGAAGCAGTTGTGGAGCTGGTAGAGCGTGGCCCTGTCCACCGTTCCATACATGGGGGGCAAACCCCCCAGTTTGGGGTCACGGGACAACGTGTAGAGAGAGATGTCGCCTCCAGCCAGGGTCGTGTGGGAGCGAGAGTGGGGGTTTGGTAAAGTGGATACTGAGATGGGGCCCTGGGAAAGCAGCGCAGAGGGGGGCAGGCCAAAGTTTttgcccccacccccccctACAGGTGAGGGGTCTCGGGAGCGGGAGGGGTCAGTGGAGCGGGACGAAGAGCGGGAGCGGCGGCGGAAGCGGTAGCTAGGCAGGCGGAGCATGGCGTGCGTGGTGCTCTTGAAAATGTCGGTGCGCGAGCGGCAGCGCAGCTCCTTGTTCTTCTCGATGTAGATGTTGACAGCCAGCACCCCCACCATCTCGGCCATGATGAAGGACAGACCTCCGAAGTAAAAGGACCAACCGTAGGAGTACTGCCACTTCTTATCCTCGTCCTTCTTAGGAGAGATGTCCCCCAGTGCGGCCGAGATGTACACAATCACACCAATTATGTTACTCAGACCTAAGGGAGAACAGAAATACAGCATTTACAAAAGAGCTaaataaactcagacagacTAACTTATTGTGTtaataaacacatttgtttGACATAATGATTTGTGACATTCTCAATAAAGACAACTGGCAAGATGAAAGTTGAATGTAAAACGCTCTATTAAACTGACAGAATAGTCTAAACACAACTAGACACTTCCAGACCAAGCACTGAAACTGTTCGGGCAAGTAATATTCTCCGGACCACCACTCACACAAGCAGTCACACACATATAAGCGCATATATCTTCACAGAGATGCACATATGTATTCTTATGTAAGTTACCTGCAGCCACAAAGAGAATTCCCGCCCCCAGGATGATGTTCCTTTTGCTCTTATAGAAACGACTGGCAGCGATGCAAACCCCTCCCATCAGAAGCAAGATGGCACTGAGGATTGGGAAGATGTTGGAAGCCCTGACTACCCCTACAAAGAGAAGAGAATACTGGTGAACAGCAAAAACTAGAATGAAGATGGAATGCAAATATGTGTGGAATGACATGGGAATTCTGTAACAATATCTGAATTGTCTTAcagttataataatatattttatgacATCAAACCCACGCTTGATTCAATATAAAAGAGCTG
It includes:
- the cacng8b gene encoding voltage-dependent calcium channel gamma-4 subunit, whose product is MVCEKGIQILLTTVGAFAAFGLMTVAIGTDYWLYSRALICNSTANVTQDDPHNKDKKDPGALTHSGLWRICCLEGVKRGSCSQINHFPEDADFDHDGAEYVLRVVRASNIFPILSAILLLMGGVCIAASRFYKSKRNIILGAGILFVAAGLSNIIGVIVYISAALGDISPKKDEDKKWQYSYGWSFYFGGLSFIMAEMVGVLAVNIYIEKNKELRCRSRTDIFKSTTHAMLRLPSYRFRRRSRSSSRSTDPSRSRDPSPVGGGGGKNFGLPPSALLSQGPISVSTLPNPHSRSHTTLAGGDISLYTLSRDPKLGGLPPMYGTVDRATLYQLHNCFPKDGGGGGVMMSGTLPSLKSHNPSNSSNSNAPMPNSVGSGPPPFNSSTVDRERGMGTLDRLKGDRESNSNTLNRKTTPV